GGCATCGAGACCGCGATCGGCCTGGGCCTCCTGCTTCCCAAGACCCGCAAGTTGGCGAAGATCGGCACCCTCGGCTACGTGGCCTATCTGGCCGGTAACGCCGTCCGCAACCGGTAGCGGCCCAACAGGGTCAGATCGATCATGACGGCGACGACGGCTCGGGCCTGCTCCGAATTCTGATAGTTCATGAGCCGGCCCAAGTCGATCACCAAGGCCATCGCGGCGTGAACCGCGAAACGCGCTTGAGCCGCACTCCATCCCGGGCGCACCGGCATCACGACCTCGACCCACGATTCCACGGCTGCACGCTGCAGGTCGCGGAGGATCTTCTGATCGGCGGGCGTCATGTTCAGGCGTTCGGTGTAGTAGACGTAGTCCAGCTCAGGCCGGTCGAAGGATCGGGCGACGTAGCCGTCGATGAGGGCACCGAGGGCCTGTTCGGGGTCATCGGTCGCGCTGAGCACGTCCGACATGTCCGCCGACAGCCGGTCGGCGGCGCGGCGGAACCCGGCGGCCAGGATGTCGGATTTGCCCGAGAAGTACCGATAGATCCCCGAGGCAGGCATCCCGACCGCGGCGGCGATGTCCTCCATCGTGGTGTCGCGATAGCCGTTCTGATTGAACAGGCGCATCGATTCGGTCAGCAGTGCTTCGTATTTCGTGGTGTTCACCGCCGCTGCGGGCGCCACCACCGGGGCGTCCGGGTTCGGAAACTCGGGAAGTTCGGCCGACAGAATGGTGTCGCAGATCTCGGCGAGGAGGGTACGGATCTGGCCGGCAGGCAATTTGGACCGGTGGTCGACCACGCTTCCGACCACGCCGAGCACCGCGGTCGAAAGGGTCCAGCGGGCCCGCGAGCCGAGTTCGGGCCGCAACTCCATCAGCGGGCGGTGTATCCGGCGGTGCACCGTGCGTACCTGCGCGTCCAGCGTGCTCTGGTCATCGCCGCGCAGATACCG
Above is a window of Mycolicibacterium boenickei DNA encoding:
- a CDS encoding TetR/AcrR family transcriptional regulator; the encoded protein is MARISPRSIDSGANGVRRRPKDRKAQIARASAESFSALGYHGVSMEAIASRVGISAAALYRHYSSKYELFRDAVLNLSQQLVDGTAFADEADGDPREQLRRIVAALSDTALVNRESGGLYRWEARYLRGDDQSTLDAQVRTVHRRIHRPLMELRPELGSRARWTLSTAVLGVVGSVVDHRSKLPAGQIRTLLAEICDTILSAELPEFPNPDAPVVAPAAAVNTTKYEALLTESMRLFNQNGYRDTTMEDIAAAVGMPASGIYRYFSGKSDILAAGFRRAADRLSADMSDVLSATDDPEQALGALIDGYVARSFDRPELDYVYYTERLNMTPADQKILRDLQRAAVESWVEVVMPVRPGWSAAQARFAVHAAMALVIDLGRLMNYQNSEQARAVVAVMIDLTLLGRYRLRTALPAR